In one window of Melospiza melodia melodia isolate bMelMel2 chromosome 21, bMelMel2.pri, whole genome shotgun sequence DNA:
- the MNT gene encoding max-binding protein MNT, translated as MSIETLLEAARFLEWQAQQQQTAREENEKHEKLCVEREQEQKKAGKASVPRANSTLSPEEPRSELLVPISPPGAVPLPPPPLAAPISVIPIPVVTSSPQQAAQTALSPPLVQRHQPLVSTPSVPKEAPSVAPVIQRPPGPHLPDGKAATPPSGSPKQLPHYAAPVLAISQHHVVPQPIQPLQHPAAPAPLGALKLAPADDMKPIELKKRIGGVGTREVHNKLEKNRRAHLKECFETLKRNIPNVDDKKTSNLSVLRSALRYIQTLKRKEKEYEHEMERLAREKIATQQRLAELKNELSQWMDVLEIDRIIRQTVQPEDDQASTSTASEGEDNMDEDMEDDRPVNSLPKLTQRQHPELLKAVPPSAAPPLPTVLPPHVSIQQKPHAQPSLQPQALVPPQAIVPAQTHIVAASTVQSTVIAHTATTHASVIQTVNHVIQGPQTKHITHIAPSTSSPVQLTTAAQPIGHITVHPATINHMAHLGPQLPIYPQPVAVSQPVVSHIAHTISHQQVNGTAGLGQPAVMAKPAVGTQVVHHPQLVGQTVLNPVTMVTMPSFPVSTLKLA; from the exons ATGAGCATCGAGACGCTGCTGGAGGCGGCGCGGTTCCTGGAGTGGCAGGCGCAGCAGCAGCAGACCGCACGTG AGGAGAATGAGAAGCATGAGAAGCTCTGCGtggagagggagcaggagcagaagaAGGCGGGCAAGGCCAGCGTGCCCCGGGCCAACAGCACCCTGTCCCCAGAGGAGCCCCGGAGCGAACTGCTGGTGCCCATCTCCCCGCCGGGCGCCGTgcccctgccgccgccgccgctggcaGCTCCCATTTCGGTCATTCCCATCCCCGTTGTCACCAGCTCCCCCCAGCAAGCAGCGCAGACGGCCCTGTCGCCGCCGCTGGTGCAGCGCCACCAGCCCCTCGTAAGCACTCCCAGCGTGCCCAAGGAAGCGCCCTCGGTGGCGCCGGTGATCCAGCGGCCGCCGGGGCCGCACCTGCCGGACGGGAAGGCGGCCACGCCGCCCTCGGGCAGCCCCAAGCAGCTGCCGCACTACGCGGCGCCCGTGCTGGCCATCTCCCAGCACCATGTGGTGCcgcagcccatccagcccctgcagcacccGGCAGCGCCCGCGCCCCTCGGCGCCCTCAAGCTGGCGCCCGCCGATGACATGAAACCCATCGAGCTCAAGAAGAGAATTGGAGG GGTTGGGACCAGGGAAGTACATAATAAATTGGAGAAGAACAG ACGTGCTCATTTGAAAGAGTGCTTTGAGACATTAAAGCGCAACATCCCCAACGTGGATGACAAGAAGACCTCAAACCTCAGCGTCCTCAGGAGTGCCTTGCGATACATCCAG ACtttaaagaggaaggaaaaagaatACGAACACGAGATGGAGCGGCTGGCGAGGGAGAAGATCGCTACACAGCAGCGGCTGGCAGAGCTGAAGAACGAGCTGAGCCAGTGGATGGATGTCTTGGAGATTGACAGAATTATTCGACAGACAGTTCAGCCAGAGGATGACCAGGCATCTACCTCGACAGCATCAG AGGGTGAAGACAACATGGATGAAGATATGGAGGATGACAGGCCAGTGAACTCGTTACCAAAACTCACCCAGCGCCAGCACCCGGAGCTGCTGAAAGCCGTCCCCCCCAGTGCTGCTCCCCCCCTGCCCACAGTCCTGCCCCCGCACGTGTCCATCCAGCAGAAGCCCCacgcccagccctccctgcagccgcAGGCACTGGTCCCGCCGCAGGCCATCGTCCCCGCACAGACTCACATCGTGGCGGCCTCGACCGTGCAATCGACTGTTATCGCCCACACGGCCACCACCCACGCCTCGGTCATCCAGACTGTCAATCACGTCATTCAGGGGCCACAGACCAAGCACATTACTCACATTGCACCTTCCACATCCAGCCCCGTGCAACTCACCACTGCTGCTCAGCCCATCGGCCACATCACTGTGCACCCGGCCACCATCAACCACATGGCCCACCTGGGCCCGCAGCTGCCCATCTACCCCCAGCCCGTGGCCGTCAGCCAGCCCGTGGTGAGCCACATCGCTCACACCATCTCGCACCAGCAAGTGAACGGCACGGCGGGCCTGGGCCAGCCGGCCGTGATGGCCAAGCCGGCCGTGGGAACCCAGGTGGTGCATCACCCGCAGCTGGTGGGCCAGACGGTCCTAAACCCCGTGACTATGGTGACCATGCCGTCGTTCCCGGTGAGCACGCTGAAGCTGGCCTAG